One genomic window of Sodaliphilus pleomorphus includes the following:
- a CDS encoding PglZ domain-containing protein → MSKEQILWADDEIDLLKPHILFLNNKGYEVTTVTNGRDALDLLQSQNFDLIILDENMPGISGLEALQQIKIAQPNVPVIMITKSEEENIMNQAIGSEIADYLIKPVNPMQILLSIKKNLHSSDLVAEKVQSDYQQEFMRISQMINMAATIDDWYEVYSTLVRWELSLSNADTGMVDLLHAQKVEANSAWAKFVRRNYEKWVTTDTHPLMSHEIFKTQLLPLLDNQEKVCFVVIDNFRLDQWKTISPLLSDYFNVESEALYTTILPTATQYARNAIFSGLMPIDIERMFPDLWVDEDEDEGKNLNEAPLIQTFFDRYRRRFKFSYNKMNDTAAGEHLVQNFSQLDNYDLNVLVFNFVDILSHARTESKMIRELANDDEAYRRLTETWFRNSYALEIFKLIARKGWKVVLTTDHGTVRVENAIKVVGDKNTNTNLRYKVGKNLSYNPKQVYEIKQPKRYGLPLLNVSSTYIFASNRDFFAYPNNYNYYVQYYTDTFQHGGISMEEMLVPLVTLTAK, encoded by the coding sequence ATGAGCAAAGAACAGATATTGTGGGCCGACGACGAGATCGACTTGCTGAAACCACACATTTTGTTTCTCAACAACAAGGGCTACGAGGTGACCACGGTGACCAACGGCCGCGATGCGCTCGACTTGCTGCAGTCGCAAAACTTCGACTTGATCATTCTCGACGAGAACATGCCGGGCATAAGCGGCCTGGAGGCCTTGCAGCAGATAAAGATTGCACAGCCCAACGTGCCGGTGATCATGATCACCAAGAGCGAGGAGGAGAACATCATGAACCAGGCCATAGGCAGCGAGATTGCCGACTACTTGATAAAGCCGGTCAACCCCATGCAGATATTGCTGTCGATAAAGAAGAACCTGCACAGCAGCGACCTGGTGGCCGAGAAGGTGCAGAGCGACTACCAGCAGGAGTTCATGCGCATAAGCCAGATGATCAACATGGCGGCCACGATCGACGACTGGTATGAGGTGTACAGCACGCTCGTGCGCTGGGAGCTGTCGCTCTCCAATGCCGACACGGGCATGGTCGACTTGCTGCATGCCCAGAAGGTGGAGGCCAACAGCGCCTGGGCCAAGTTTGTGCGTCGCAACTATGAGAAATGGGTCACTACCGACACGCACCCGCTCATGAGCCACGAGATATTCAAGACGCAACTGCTGCCCCTGCTCGACAACCAGGAGAAGGTGTGCTTTGTAGTGATCGACAACTTCCGCCTCGACCAGTGGAAGACGATAAGCCCCCTGCTGAGCGACTACTTCAACGTGGAGAGCGAGGCGCTCTACACCACCATCCTGCCCACGGCCACGCAATATGCCCGCAACGCCATTTTCTCGGGCCTGATGCCTATCGACATCGAGCGCATGTTTCCCGACCTGTGGGTCGACGAGGATGAGGACGAGGGCAAGAACCTGAACGAGGCGCCGCTCATACAGACGTTTTTCGACCGCTACCGACGCCGCTTCAAGTTCTCCTACAACAAGATGAACGACACGGCTGCCGGCGAGCACCTGGTGCAGAATTTTTCCCAGCTCGACAACTACGACCTGAATGTGCTGGTGTTCAACTTTGTCGACATCTTGTCGCACGCCCGCACCGAGAGCAAGATGATACGCGAGCTGGCCAACGACGACGAGGCCTACCGCCGTCTCACCGAGACGTGGTTTCGCAACAGCTATGCCCTCGAGATTTTCAAGCTCATCGCCCGCAAGGGGTGGAAGGTGGTGCTCACAACCGACCACGGCACCGTGCGCGTGGAAAATGCCATCAAGGTGGTGGGCGACAAGAACACCAACACCAACCTGCGCTACAAGGTGGGCAAGAACCTGAGCTACAACCCCAAGCAGGTGTATGAAATAAAACAGCCCAAGCGCTACGGGCTGCCGCTGCTCAACGTGTCGTCGACCTACATTTTTGCGTCTAACCGCGACTTTTTTGCCTATCCCAACAACTACAACTACTACGTGCAGTATTACACCGACACCTTCCAGCACGGCGGCATCTCGATGGAGGAAATGCTCGTGCCGCTGGTCACACTCACGGCCAAGTAG
- a CDS encoding helix-turn-helix domain-containing protein codes for MRHTIIYILSLLFLVATRGYAAGAAFGTREFKKYNVMPTERLLNLGKHYLDVRHKPDSALVCYTIIANRYRKKTGSKAEMRCYALALNNLGYLYGCYYLDFEHAYDYLSQAVAVSKKYRIDDNLAYAYVNLAGIYSSRSELLGIGDSENQIQKYCRLAFDEAVRQKQWDVASASFLNLFTSFSEAGSAGKIQDDLRRFLSIPALRHDPLSKFVYDDYRGTLAYNRGAYREALATFRQQLRDADAVKSVTMNCRVLALWNIYEVYHKTKQWDEAMHILDRLEEYASQYADAATHNKVLQHKSDLYRERGETALATHYDYLYLKSKDSLLTRSNADRMERSVFVHELSRVNTQLAESNARHHQMVMAVLVLLAFIIVIAVALVVNIRGLRKQKAYVRKLYEKNVELLEHKSAIATAAQSGLNRAAGLSEDLKSSLLEHIDQTINNPEIFCAQDFSLHQLATLVESNDKYVSHVINERYRKNFKQLLNEARVAEACRRLGDQEHYGHLTIAAIANDVGFGSRSNFALAFKRVTGISPSDYLRQAHHKG; via the coding sequence ATGCGACACACCATAATATATATATTGTCATTGCTATTTCTTGTTGCGACGCGTGGCTATGCGGCAGGGGCCGCCTTCGGCACAAGGGAGTTTAAGAAATACAACGTCATGCCCACCGAGCGCCTTTTGAACTTGGGCAAGCACTATCTCGATGTGCGGCACAAGCCCGATTCGGCATTGGTGTGCTACACCATCATAGCCAACAGGTATAGAAAAAAAACGGGCAGCAAGGCCGAAATGCGGTGCTATGCACTTGCCCTAAACAATTTGGGCTATCTCTACGGGTGCTACTATCTTGACTTTGAACACGCCTACGACTATCTCTCGCAGGCGGTGGCGGTAAGCAAGAAATACCGCATCGACGACAATCTCGCCTATGCCTATGTGAACCTGGCTGGCATATATTCCAGCCGCAGCGAGCTGCTGGGCATAGGCGACAGCGAGAATCAAATACAGAAATACTGCCGCCTGGCCTTTGACGAAGCCGTGAGGCAGAAGCAATGGGATGTGGCAAGCGCAAGTTTCCTCAATCTGTTTACATCGTTTTCCGAAGCGGGTTCAGCAGGCAAGATACAGGATGATCTCCGGCGGTTCCTAAGCATTCCCGCTCTGAGACACGACCCGCTGTCGAAGTTTGTTTATGACGACTATCGGGGCACGTTGGCCTACAACAGGGGGGCATACCGGGAAGCTTTGGCCACGTTCAGGCAGCAACTGCGCGATGCCGACGCCGTGAAGTCGGTGACAATGAACTGCAGGGTGCTGGCGCTCTGGAATATATATGAAGTCTATCACAAGACAAAGCAATGGGACGAGGCAATGCACATCCTTGACCGACTTGAGGAATATGCCTCGCAATATGCCGACGCCGCCACCCACAACAAGGTTTTGCAACACAAGTCGGACCTGTATCGCGAACGTGGGGAGACGGCCTTGGCCACTCACTACGACTACCTGTATTTGAAATCAAAAGACAGTCTGCTCACAAGGAGCAATGCCGACCGCATGGAGCGCTCGGTTTTCGTACACGAGCTTTCAAGGGTGAACACCCAGCTTGCCGAGAGCAATGCCCGGCACCACCAGATGGTGATGGCCGTGCTGGTGTTGCTGGCTTTCATCATTGTCATTGCCGTGGCGCTGGTGGTGAACATACGCGGGCTGCGCAAGCAGAAGGCCTATGTGAGAAAACTCTATGAGAAAAATGTGGAGCTGCTGGAGCACAAGAGCGCAATTGCGACCGCCGCGCAATCGGGCCTCAATCGCGCGGCGGGGCTCAGCGAGGACCTGAAGAGTTCGCTGCTGGAGCACATAGACCAGACGATCAACAACCCTGAAATCTTCTGTGCGCAAGACTTCTCTCTGCATCAACTGGCCACACTTGTGGAGTCGAACGACAAATATGTGTCGCATGTCATCAACGAGCGGTATCGCAAGAACTTCAAGCAGCTTCTCAATGAGGCGCGTGTGGCCGAGGCCTGCAGGCGGCTTGGTGACCAGGAGCACTATGGCCACCTCACCATTGCGGCTATTGCCAACGATGTGGGCTTCGGGTCGCGGTCTAATTTTGCCTTGGCTTTCAAGCGCGTCACGGGCATCTCGCCTTCCGATTATCTTCGCCAGGCGCACCACAAGGGCTAA
- a CDS encoding thiol protease/hemagglutinin PrtT, whose translation MNKIFLTGLILLLTSLNITSAPVTPGRAKDIAAQFLIKAAKAKGHNVAPAPATLSLAYTGMDANGQATLYAFNRRPNEGFVVIAADDRAPEVLGYADQGTYDTASMPANMKWWLGQMEAQMAYLITHPNMTMTKPRHAATVVKPLLGEIAWDQTSPYNLLCPYISYYDKDEEENVSGRAPTGCVATALAQVMYYWKYPAASTGSISYTTATAKKKVSADLNTTYDWSVMTPKCNKYSDDTTKNAIAKLMFNVGAALKSDYLPNGTGAFDVDVVPTITKYFGYDKGARYVPRDYTPAADYEQMLIDEIEAGRPVPYGGVTKKQEGHFFVLDGIDADGLYHINWGWGGMDNGYFLISSLHPDEQGTGGSASSDAFKYHQLFIAGMQPDHGGTAETVWQLSYDKVGDISGTFNRNKAVKTTVYGLTNISSTSDTLFCKLYWTLMTPDSAVVWQSPIMSDTLGLYDGYSKITHKISIPDSIKAGAYLLVPSYTIANDNYSKMHFMHVLAGANNCYRLTLTDKDMTWQTAGSPKVSVEAITPDTLVAGQTNHISVTFNNQGGDYVGDLHLQLYVNGKRRVYPTQTTEDRIVAIPGNAITTITFDEPLKNNLVNDNDYVIRFIGESAEEDEDGFKSDIELAVAHIAVKGVEKPAVLYIENELELLNDSNGVVPFNNIVVQTTISNEGNDFNGPLTAVFYDEDEWDETERINTPSITIPSGSTGTKFTFTFAMEKAVQGHNYSLSLYNPQLEESLLPSYRNEVTFVAGAPIATGVAQPVADDMVSFDGSQISCQALHISLYNIVGQLVASVNGSTLSTAGLPQGNYILRAKTAQGIVTKKIIIR comes from the coding sequence ATGAACAAAATTTTTCTGACCGGGCTTATTCTACTTTTGACAAGCCTCAACATCACATCAGCTCCTGTCACACCCGGCAGGGCCAAGGACATTGCAGCGCAGTTCCTCATCAAGGCTGCAAAGGCCAAGGGACACAACGTAGCTCCAGCCCCCGCGACGCTCTCGCTTGCCTACACAGGCATGGACGCCAATGGCCAGGCCACGCTCTACGCATTCAACCGCCGACCCAACGAGGGATTTGTGGTCATTGCCGCCGACGACCGGGCACCCGAGGTGCTCGGATATGCCGACCAGGGAACCTACGACACCGCCAGCATGCCAGCCAACATGAAATGGTGGCTCGGCCAGATGGAAGCGCAGATGGCTTACCTTATCACGCACCCCAACATGACCATGACCAAACCCCGCCACGCAGCAACGGTGGTGAAACCCCTGCTCGGGGAGATTGCTTGGGACCAGACGTCGCCCTACAACCTCTTATGCCCCTATATCTCCTACTATGACAAAGACGAGGAGGAAAACGTGAGCGGACGCGCCCCCACAGGCTGCGTGGCCACAGCCCTGGCACAGGTGATGTACTACTGGAAGTATCCTGCCGCATCCACGGGCAGCATTTCCTATACCACGGCCACGGCCAAAAAAAAGGTCAGTGCCGACTTGAACACGACCTACGACTGGAGCGTGATGACCCCGAAATGCAACAAGTATAGCGACGATACCACCAAAAACGCCATTGCAAAGCTCATGTTCAACGTCGGGGCTGCTCTCAAGAGCGACTATTTGCCCAATGGCACCGGGGCCTTCGATGTGGATGTGGTCCCCACCATCACAAAATATTTTGGCTACGACAAGGGAGCTCGTTATGTCCCGCGCGACTACACTCCTGCTGCCGACTACGAGCAGATGCTCATCGACGAGATTGAAGCCGGCCGACCCGTGCCCTACGGCGGTGTGACCAAGAAGCAAGAAGGCCACTTCTTTGTGCTCGATGGCATTGATGCCGACGGCCTCTACCACATCAACTGGGGATGGGGCGGCATGGACAACGGCTACTTCCTGATCTCCTCGCTCCACCCTGATGAACAAGGCACTGGCGGCAGCGCGTCGAGCGATGCCTTCAAGTATCACCAGCTCTTCATCGCCGGCATGCAGCCCGATCATGGCGGAACGGCCGAGACGGTGTGGCAGCTGAGCTACGACAAAGTGGGCGATATCTCCGGCACCTTCAACCGCAACAAAGCAGTGAAAACCACTGTCTACGGACTAACGAATATCTCATCCACCTCTGACACCCTATTCTGCAAGCTCTACTGGACACTCATGACGCCCGACAGTGCCGTCGTATGGCAGTCGCCCATAATGTCAGACACTCTGGGCCTCTATGACGGGTATAGCAAAATCACGCACAAGATCTCCATCCCCGACAGCATCAAGGCTGGAGCCTATCTGCTGGTGCCCTCCTACACCATCGCCAACGACAACTACAGCAAGATGCACTTCATGCACGTGCTCGCTGGTGCCAACAACTGCTACCGACTGACCCTGACCGACAAAGACATGACATGGCAGACCGCAGGCAGCCCGAAGGTCTCGGTCGAGGCTATCACTCCCGACACCCTCGTCGCCGGACAGACCAATCACATCTCGGTCACTTTCAACAACCAGGGCGGTGACTACGTGGGCGACTTGCACTTACAGCTCTATGTGAACGGGAAACGCAGGGTCTATCCCACTCAAACCACCGAGGACCGCATCGTGGCCATTCCCGGGAATGCCATCACCACCATAACCTTCGACGAGCCGCTCAAAAACAACCTTGTCAACGACAACGACTACGTGATAAGGTTCATCGGGGAAAGTGCCGAAGAAGATGAAGACGGGTTCAAGTCCGACATCGAACTGGCTGTAGCCCACATCGCCGTGAAAGGTGTAGAGAAACCTGCCGTGTTGTATATTGAAAATGAGCTTGAGCTCCTCAACGACTCCAACGGTGTCGTCCCCTTCAACAATATTGTCGTGCAAACAACCATCAGCAACGAGGGAAATGATTTCAACGGCCCGCTCACGGCAGTCTTCTACGACGAGGACGAATGGGATGAAACCGAGCGAATCAACACCCCCTCCATCACCATTCCATCGGGCAGCACGGGCACCAAGTTCACTTTTACTTTTGCAATGGAGAAGGCTGTACAGGGCCACAACTACAGTTTATCGCTCTACAACCCGCAATTGGAGGAGTCTTTGTTGCCAAGCTACAGAAACGAGGTGACCTTTGTGGCCGGAGCACCCATCGCTACAGGTGTGGCACAGCCCGTGGCCGACGACATGGTAAGCTTCGACGGCAGCCAGATAAGTTGCCAGGCACTGCACATCAGCCTCTACAACATCGTTGGCCAGCTCGTAGCATCGGTCAATGGGTCAACACTGTCGACTGCAGGCCTGCCTCAGGGCAACTACATCTTGCGCGCCAAGACGGCCCAGGGCATTGTGACAAAGAAAATAATCATCCGCTAA
- a CDS encoding choice-of-anchor J domain-containing protein: MKAKNMFVAISLAAMLLSGMAGMAGTFEASHYSAVLQGSCIYAKSWDSDEGYTPMGIYQMSESDTFAVVPFLITKKVMYSNGGGAFVGDDFYCVWKQEDPSSGYTVTQVIKWNLKTGERENLGVCDNNLAATTAGTAIDPQSGKVYGIFWNSSQKSARELGIVDYSNKKRTTIATIGKALYALCIDKTGQMYAIDGDGNLVKIDKSNGEIAVVGPTGIKPKYMQAAVVDTYTNKMYWNAITSKDAWICAVDLSTGAATKLAHLSDQNEFSAMRVLPPAAADKAPAPVTSLKANFVEANTTGTVSFTMPTEAFDGTPLAGTLAYQISNADEKLLEGTASPGQQVSDQVTTAQGMQTITVVAVNNQGISPKQSVEKYVGYDTPTAPTGVALTIDETGQASLSWQAPAQGVHGGYIDGQHLTYNVARQPDGETMATGLTATQWTTTLGQGYANAYKYSVTASNHGLESEAAVSNLAVYGSGLEIPWSCTFDDASSLDLFTIIDANGDDHTWRWTKYHEGAAYYIYSKTNAADDWLISPPLALKANKDYIVKFDNEVLKSIYPEKMELRYGQGLDTADYKVVMPVTTFTNAEYNTNAFTIVPEQDGDYRLAFHIVSDANQGSMSIDSLQVDYAPVSGVKTVTACDSENDNLTFDLCGRQVDGNNLQSGIYIRNGKKVIIVK, encoded by the coding sequence ATGAAAGCAAAAAACATGTTTGTTGCTATCAGTCTGGCCGCCATGCTGCTTAGCGGCATGGCGGGCATGGCGGGCACGTTCGAGGCCTCACACTACTCGGCAGTCCTTCAGGGCTCGTGCATCTACGCCAAGTCATGGGACAGCGACGAGGGCTACACCCCCATGGGTATCTACCAGATGAGCGAGAGCGACACGTTTGCAGTGGTTCCGTTCCTAATCACCAAGAAAGTGATGTACAGCAACGGCGGCGGTGCCTTTGTGGGCGACGACTTCTACTGCGTGTGGAAACAAGAAGACCCAAGTTCGGGATACACCGTAACCCAGGTCATAAAGTGGAACTTGAAAACGGGCGAACGCGAAAACCTCGGTGTATGCGACAACAATCTCGCAGCCACAACGGCAGGCACTGCCATCGACCCGCAGTCGGGCAAGGTGTACGGCATCTTCTGGAACTCGTCCCAAAAAAGTGCTCGAGAACTCGGCATCGTTGACTATTCCAACAAGAAACGTACCACTATAGCCACCATCGGCAAGGCGCTCTATGCATTGTGCATCGACAAGACCGGGCAGATGTATGCCATCGATGGCGACGGCAACCTTGTGAAGATAGACAAGTCCAACGGCGAAATCGCTGTTGTAGGCCCAACGGGCATCAAGCCCAAATACATGCAGGCAGCCGTGGTCGACACCTACACCAACAAGATGTATTGGAACGCCATCACATCAAAGGATGCCTGGATTTGCGCTGTCGACCTGTCGACGGGTGCCGCGACCAAGCTGGCTCACCTGAGCGACCAAAACGAATTCTCGGCCATGCGCGTCCTCCCGCCGGCAGCAGCCGACAAGGCTCCCGCTCCTGTCACCAGCCTGAAGGCCAACTTTGTCGAGGCCAATACCACTGGCACTGTATCCTTCACAATGCCCACCGAGGCTTTCGACGGCACTCCGCTTGCCGGCACACTCGCCTACCAGATATCCAATGCCGACGAGAAGCTGCTTGAGGGCACTGCCTCGCCCGGACAACAGGTGAGCGACCAGGTCACGACTGCCCAGGGCATGCAAACCATCACCGTGGTGGCAGTCAACAACCAGGGCATCAGCCCGAAGCAAAGTGTCGAGAAATATGTGGGCTACGACACGCCCACTGCCCCCACCGGCGTCGCGCTCACAATCGACGAGACGGGCCAAGCCTCACTCTCGTGGCAGGCTCCTGCCCAGGGCGTGCATGGTGGATACATCGATGGCCAGCACCTCACCTACAACGTCGCTCGCCAGCCCGACGGAGAAACCATGGCAACAGGATTGACGGCTACGCAATGGACCACAACGCTCGGCCAGGGCTATGCCAATGCCTACAAGTATAGCGTCACAGCCAGCAATCACGGTCTTGAGAGTGAAGCAGCAGTCTCCAACCTCGCCGTATATGGCAGCGGTCTGGAAATTCCGTGGAGCTGCACCTTCGACGACGCATCTTCGCTCGACCTCTTTACCATCATCGATGCCAACGGCGACGACCACACGTGGAGATGGACAAAGTATCACGAGGGTGCCGCCTACTACATTTATAGCAAAACCAATGCCGCCGACGACTGGCTCATCTCGCCACCCCTGGCCTTGAAGGCCAACAAGGACTATATTGTGAAATTTGACAACGAGGTGCTGAAATCCATATACCCTGAAAAGATGGAGCTGCGTTACGGCCAAGGACTCGACACCGCCGACTATAAGGTGGTGATGCCGGTCACAACGTTCACCAACGCAGAATACAACACCAACGCCTTTACTATCGTTCCAGAACAAGACGGCGACTACCGGCTGGCTTTCCACATCGTGAGCGATGCCAACCAGGGCTCGATGTCGATCGACAGCCTCCAGGTAGACTATGCCCCCGTATCGGGCGTCAAGACAGTGACCGCCTGCGATAGCGAAAACGACAATCTCACCTTCGATCTGTGCGGGCGTCAAGTCGACGGCAACAATTTGCAGTCGGGCATCTACATCCGCAATGGCAAGAAGGTGATCATCGTCAAGTAA